From Prevotella sp. oral taxon 299 str. F0039:
TGTGTAATGTTAAACATTGAAGGAATAAAAAGGAAAAGTTTTTTATATTTTTCGTACGGCCATTTATTTCACTCTCATTTTTTTCTTTGTCTATTAATATAATAATTGAATCTTTGAAGTTTTGACAGGAATTAAGACATAATAAAAATAGTCTCACAAAATAAAGGATAAGTTTTGTGAGACTATTTTTTTACTGATATAGGTATCTTTTACATTTATTTAGTAAGAGGAGAAGCCTCTGTATAAGTTCTAGAACCAAGTTCTTTGTCGATCATATACAAGCCATAGCCATTGTCATGAATCATCTTAATATTGTCGATAATGGTTTGAACATTTTCTTCTTCTTCTACTTGCTCATCTATAAACCATTGTAGCATACTTTGAGTTGCATAGTCATTTTCTTGTGTAGTAAGTGCAAATAACTTGTTAATCATTTCTGTTACTTTTTGTTCATGATGTAATGTGCTTTCGAAAATATTTAAGATAGAATTCCATTCTGTAGGCACAGAATCAATAGGCTTAAGGGATACTTTACCATTTCGTGAGATAACATAGTTGAAAAGAATCTTTGCGTGGTCTTGTTCTTCTTTGAATTGAACTTCAAACCATTTACCCATACCTGGTTGTCCAATTGTATGACAATGTGCTGCCATTGATAAATAAAGATAAGCCGACCACATTTCTGCATTGATCTGAGCATTTAATGCTTCTTCGATGTTCTTTTTTAGCATAATATTTCAGTGAATTAAAGTTGTTTAAAATGTTTATTATGTTTAATTATTCTATTGTTTTTTCGGTGTATTCTCGCTAGCTTCTGTAAGCTTATTGTGCCTATTTACTGGCTTGTGTGAACCTTTTGGTCTCTTGTTTTCGTTGCTCTTCTTTTTAGAATGATGAGTGTTTGTAGCATTCTTATCGTGCTGTTGATTTTTTGTTTCT
This genomic window contains:
- a CDS encoding ferritin, with product MLKKNIEEALNAQINAEMWSAYLYLSMAAHCHTIGQPGMGKWFEVQFKEEQDHAKILFNYVISRNGKVSLKPIDSVPTEWNSILNIFESTLHHEQKVTEMINKLFALTTQENDYATQSMLQWFIDEQVEEEENVQTIIDNIKMIHDNGYGLYMIDKELGSRTYTEASPLTK